One stretch of Flavobacterium sp. 9 DNA includes these proteins:
- a CDS encoding SGNH/GDSL hydrolase family protein: protein MIKNFKWLLLVSLTFGACNSDDNATTVVDSSDGLPLTAGSANFSKYVALGDSFAAGFSGNALFIKGQEGAYPNLLAQQFALVGGGEFKTPFANDNIGGLLLGGNVIAGPRLYFNNVITPEHPASSVDPVSGKPTTEVTAHLSGSFNNLGVPGAKSFHLLAPGYGNPAGVAVGTANPYFARFASSATTTVLADALSQNPTFFSLWIGGNDELGYATAGGDPAVNPLTPPATFDGAYKALVGQLVAGGKKGVVANLPVVTTLPYFHVIAYNQLSQASLTVGGVSVVNTLNAQLYGPIHGALAYLGQGDRIKLLSTTGNNPMIMVDENLPDLSASLKAVLMGGGLDATTATVLGQIFGRARQTQPTDLICLSASSRIGKVPSVAADGVASPSPSLSQLGVTFPLPDRYVLLPSEVAEIEVATTAYNATIKAASDANNLAFVDAKAIMDKLGTPNGITANNVTLTSTFVTGAAFSVDGVHPSPRGYALIANKFIEAINVKYGSNLKGVDVSKYQVLFPAVLP, encoded by the coding sequence ATGATAAAAAATTTCAAATGGCTTTTATTGGTTTCGTTGACCTTTGGAGCCTGTAATAGTGATGACAATGCTACAACAGTAGTAGATTCGTCTGATGGATTGCCTTTGACTGCCGGTTCTGCCAATTTTTCAAAATATGTTGCATTAGGAGATTCTTTTGCTGCTGGATTTAGTGGGAATGCTTTATTTATTAAAGGACAAGAAGGAGCTTATCCAAATTTATTAGCACAGCAATTTGCTTTAGTAGGCGGTGGAGAGTTTAAAACCCCCTTTGCAAATGACAATATAGGAGGTTTATTATTGGGAGGAAATGTTATTGCGGGACCTCGTTTGTATTTTAATAATGTTATAACGCCAGAGCATCCTGCTTCAAGTGTTGATCCTGTAAGTGGAAAACCAACAACTGAAGTTACGGCGCACTTGTCAGGATCGTTTAATAATTTAGGAGTGCCGGGAGCTAAAAGTTTTCACTTGCTTGCGCCTGGTTATGGTAATCCTGCAGGAGTAGCAGTGGGAACGGCAAATCCTTATTTTGCTCGTTTTGCTTCAAGTGCTACCACAACCGTTTTAGCAGATGCTTTAAGTCAGAATCCTACTTTTTTCTCCTTATGGATAGGTGGAAATGATGAATTGGGTTATGCAACAGCGGGTGGAGATCCTGCAGTAAATCCTTTAACACCTCCTGCTACTTTTGACGGAGCTTACAAAGCTTTAGTTGGTCAGCTTGTAGCTGGTGGAAAAAAAGGTGTTGTGGCTAATTTGCCTGTTGTAACGACACTTCCTTATTTTCATGTTATAGCTTATAATCAATTAAGTCAGGCTAGTTTAACTGTTGGAGGAGTTAGTGTGGTCAATACGTTAAATGCGCAATTATACGGACCTATACATGGTGCGTTGGCTTATTTGGGTCAGGGAGATAGAATCAAGCTTTTGTCTACAACCGGGAATAACCCGATGATTATGGTAGATGAAAATTTACCTGACTTGTCTGCGAGTTTAAAAGCGGTATTAATGGGTGGCGGATTAGATGCTACAACTGCTACGGTATTGGGGCAGATTTTTGGAAGAGCAAGACAAACTCAGCCAACTGATTTAATTTGTTTAAGTGCTTCTTCAAGGATTGGTAAAGTTCCGTCGGTAGCGGCTGATGGAGTTGCTTCGCCTTCGCCATCTTTGTCGCAATTAGGAGTTACTTTTCCTTTACCTGACAGATATGTCTTGTTGCCAAGCGAAGTAGCAGAGATTGAAGTAGCTACTACAGCTTATAATGCAACAATTAAAGCAGCGTCTGACGCGAACAATTTGGCATTTGTAGATGCAAAAGCAATTATGGATAAATTAGGCACGCCAAACGGAATAACAGCTAATAATGTCACTTTGACTTCTACATTTGTAACCGGAGCGGCTTTTTCTGTAGATGGAGTTCATCCTTCTCCAAGAGGGTACGCTTTAATTGCAAATAAATTTATAGAGGCAATTAATGTAAAATACGGATCAAACCTTAAAGGTGTAGATGTAAGTAAATATCAGGTTTTGTTTCCGGCAGTATTACCATAA
- a CDS encoding transposase produces the protein MKKRVYSAEFKSSAVRLSYERENIKELADELGVQVERIYKWRSSQKTFTNLQPIISKKTEIDSLEVKQLRKALKEKELELEILKKAVHIFSKSDGKSTNL, from the coding sequence ATGAAAAAACGAGTTTACAGTGCTGAGTTTAAATCATCAGCAGTACGATTAAGTTACGAGCGAGAAAACATCAAAGAATTAGCAGATGAACTAGGCGTCCAGGTAGAGCGTATTTATAAATGGAGGTCTTCTCAAAAAACATTTACTAATCTACAACCAATTATTTCTAAAAAGACAGAGATAGATTCTTTAGAAGTAAAACAATTACGAAAAGCCCTTAAAGAAAAAGAATTAGAGCTTGAGATATTAAAAAAGGCCGTTCACATCTTTTCCAAGAGCGATGGGAAATCTACCAATTTATAG
- a CDS encoding TonB-dependent receptor, whose protein sequence is MRVYLLIMLFFSGISFAQNTITGSVTDGNKQAIPGANIVIVGDRSGASTDFDGTFKLTTSTKPPFTIKVSAVGFTSKTVNVTSANQKIDVVLKDEENKLDEIVVSASRTPERVLESPVTIERMGIQDIKKTASPSFYDGMENMKEVQMNTSSMTFKSVNTRGFATVANTRFMQLVDGMDNSSPLLNFVLGNMIGVSEIDVQNVELLPGASSALYGANAFNGILFMNSKSPFTSQGISTYLKMGQTSQNAAGNNIYYDFGIRMAHAFNKYIAVKANFTYMEATDWYATDYSDKTTAGIDRSNPNYDGINVYGDEVSTNLKGVGQSLASLGLIPASAVNLLPSTNVSRTGYKETDLTDNKAGNTKIDFSFHGRPFGDERLEIIWQSKFGFGNAVYQGANRYYLNNFSMQQHKIEFKGKNFFLRGYTTSEDGGQSYDMVFTGINVDRKWKDDKTWFGQYAGAYIQSTLGGATPEQAHSIARSTADTGRYVPGSQAFKNAFNQVIADESVLTGSKLVDNSRIYHSDANYNFKDIIKWAEIQVGGSFRLYELNSHGRIYTDANGPINYNEYGAYTQLAKKFMDDRLKFTGSIRYDKSKNFDGNFSPRLALVYSGGEKKNHNFRGSFQTGFRNPSTQDQYIGFNIGNAVLLGSAPDNLGRFSETFNVSAEGQAYNGGIATKNMTGYDAYDNSYVASSVTAFAAAAGTNPYEAVKLLKKARANLVQPEKVKAFELGYRSVYEGFSIDVNGYYNIYNDFIGNLNVISTYYGQAQDSPNIGSPTTPPSPADKGFQSVRAIQNGEYRAYQLYTNSDVEIHSLGFGIGLSKKVIADFELGLNYNYAQFDFDQAKDPSFEAGFNTPKHRIKASLGNEKLFKNFGFNVSGRWNSEYMWESSFADGLIKSATVIDAQINYAVPVLKSVFKLGAANIGGKEYTQVIGAGAIGQQYFASWTINP, encoded by the coding sequence ATGAGAGTGTATTTACTAATTATGTTGTTTTTCAGCGGAATATCTTTTGCGCAGAATACAATTACTGGTTCTGTTACTGACGGTAACAAACAAGCTATTCCTGGTGCCAACATTGTTATTGTAGGAGATCGCAGCGGTGCTTCTACTGACTTTGATGGGACATTTAAATTAACTACTTCAACTAAACCGCCATTTACTATTAAAGTTTCAGCCGTTGGATTTACTTCTAAAACGGTAAATGTTACATCGGCTAACCAAAAGATAGATGTAGTTTTGAAAGATGAAGAAAACAAACTGGATGAAATTGTAGTTTCTGCTTCAAGAACTCCCGAGCGTGTTTTGGAATCTCCGGTTACCATTGAAAGAATGGGAATTCAGGATATTAAAAAAACTGCTTCACCATCTTTTTATGACGGTATGGAGAATATGAAAGAGGTGCAGATGAATACAAGTAGTATGACTTTTAAATCTGTAAACACCAGAGGTTTTGCAACTGTAGCAAATACTCGTTTTATGCAATTGGTTGACGGAATGGATAACTCATCTCCATTGTTGAATTTTGTACTTGGTAATATGATTGGGGTTTCTGAGATAGATGTTCAGAATGTTGAGCTTCTACCGGGAGCTTCTTCTGCATTATATGGAGCAAATGCTTTTAACGGAATTTTGTTTATGAACAGTAAAAGCCCGTTTACAAGTCAGGGTATTTCGACTTACTTAAAAATGGGGCAAACTTCTCAAAATGCTGCAGGTAACAACATATATTATGATTTTGGGATTAGAATGGCTCATGCATTCAATAAATATATTGCTGTCAAAGCTAACTTTACTTATATGGAAGCTACTGATTGGTATGCAACAGATTATAGCGATAAAACGACTGCCGGAATCGATAGAAGTAATCCAAATTATGACGGAATAAATGTTTATGGTGATGAAGTTTCTACAAATCTAAAAGGTGTAGGGCAGTCATTAGCAAGTTTAGGATTGATTCCGGCTTCAGCTGTAAATTTATTGCCAAGTACTAATGTTAGTAGAACTGGTTATAAGGAGACGGATCTTACAGATAATAAAGCAGGTAATACCAAAATAGATTTTTCATTTCATGGAAGACCTTTTGGAGATGAAAGATTAGAGATTATCTGGCAAAGTAAATTTGGTTTTGGTAATGCTGTTTATCAGGGAGCAAACAGATATTATCTGAACAACTTCTCAATGCAACAACATAAAATAGAATTTAAAGGAAAAAATTTCTTTTTAAGAGGATATACAACATCAGAAGATGGTGGGCAATCTTATGATATGGTATTTACAGGGATTAATGTAGATAGAAAATGGAAAGATGATAAAACCTGGTTTGGTCAGTATGCAGGAGCGTATATTCAGTCTACTTTAGGCGGAGCTACTCCTGAACAAGCACATTCGATTGCGAGAAGTACTGCAGACACAGGACGTTACGTGCCGGGATCGCAAGCGTTTAAAAATGCTTTCAATCAGGTAATTGCTGATGAAAGTGTATTGACAGGTTCTAAACTGGTTGATAATTCCAGAATTTACCATTCTGATGCCAATTATAACTTTAAAGACATCATAAAATGGGCTGAAATTCAGGTTGGAGGATCTTTTAGATTGTACGAACTGAATTCGCACGGAAGAATTTATACAGATGCCAACGGTCCTATTAATTATAATGAATACGGAGCTTATACGCAATTGGCGAAAAAATTCATGGATGATAGACTAAAGTTCACGGGATCTATTCGTTATGATAAATCAAAAAATTTCGACGGAAATTTTTCTCCTAGATTAGCACTTGTGTATTCTGGAGGAGAAAAGAAGAATCATAATTTCAGAGGATCTTTTCAAACAGGTTTCAGAAATCCATCTACACAAGATCAATACATTGGTTTTAATATTGGAAATGCTGTGTTGTTAGGTTCTGCTCCGGATAACTTAGGAAGATTCAGCGAGACTTTTAATGTTAGTGCCGAAGGTCAGGCATATAATGGAGGAATAGCAACAAAAAATATGACAGGTTATGATGCTTATGATAACTCTTATGTCGCAAGTTCAGTAACTGCTTTTGCTGCTGCGGCAGGAACTAATCCGTATGAAGCTGTTAAATTATTGAAAAAAGCAAGAGCAAATTTGGTACAGCCTGAAAAAGTAAAAGCTTTTGAGTTAGGATATCGTTCTGTTTATGAAGGTTTCTCTATTGATGTAAACGGTTATTATAATATTTACAATGACTTTATTGGTAACCTTAATGTTATTTCTACTTATTACGGACAAGCACAGGATAGTCCAAACATTGGTAGTCCAACAACTCCTCCGTCACCAGCAGATAAAGGTTTTCAATCTGTTCGTGCAATCCAAAACGGAGAATACAGAGCATACCAATTATATACAAACTCAGATGTTGAAATTCATTCATTAGGTTTTGGTATTGGACTTTCTAAAAAAGTAATTGCTGATTTTGAATTAGGATTAAACTACAACTATGCGCAATTTGATTTTGATCAGGCAAAAGATCCAAGTTTTGAAGCTGGTTTTAATACGCCAAAACACAGAATCAAAGCGTCTCTTGGAAATGAGAAATTATTCAAAAACTTCGGATTCAATGTAAGCGGAAGATGGAATAGTGAATACATGTGGGAATCTAGTTTTGCTGATGGTTTAATTAAATCTGCTACAGTAATTGATGCGCAAATTAATTATGCAGTACCAGTATTGAAATCTGTTTTCAAATTAGGAGCAGCAAATATTGGAGGAAAAGAATATACTCAGGTAATTGGAGCAGGAGCTATTGGTCAGCAATATTTTGCTTCCTGGACAATCAATCCGTAA
- a CDS encoding IS3 family transposase — protein sequence MKKGRSHLFQERWEIYQFIVSYKHLYPIEKMCSVLKVSRSSYYRWFSGGPSNRFIENSLFTDLIKEVFDLSSQTYGSPRIAEQLKRKGYKISKRKVAKLMLLNGWRSKLKRRFKVTTDSNHRYPVCSNHLNRNFTPKSLNEVWVSDITYIRTAAGWLYLTTIIDLYDRQVIGWSLSTRMYTDQTIIPAWKMAVSKREITESLLFHSDRGIQYASIEFRKLINKNTLITQSMSRKANCWDNAVAESFFKTLKAELIYQHKFTTIEEAKLAVFEYIEVWYNRKRLHSSLGYKTPKEMELEFYKIESVA from the coding sequence ATTAAAAAAGGCCGTTCACATCTTTTCCAAGAGCGATGGGAAATCTACCAATTTATAGTCAGCTATAAACATTTATATCCTATTGAAAAGATGTGCAGCGTTTTAAAAGTAAGCCGAAGTAGTTATTATAGATGGTTCAGTGGCGGTCCTTCTAATAGATTTATAGAAAATAGTCTATTTACAGATTTAATAAAAGAAGTTTTTGATCTAAGCAGTCAAACTTACGGAAGTCCCAGAATAGCGGAACAGCTAAAAAGAAAAGGATATAAAATATCCAAAAGGAAAGTTGCTAAATTGATGCTTCTTAATGGCTGGAGAAGTAAACTTAAAAGACGCTTTAAAGTAACCACAGATTCTAATCATCGATATCCAGTGTGCAGTAATCATCTCAATAGAAATTTTACACCAAAATCACTTAATGAGGTTTGGGTGTCTGATATAACCTATATAAGAACAGCTGCCGGCTGGTTATATCTTACTACTATTATTGATTTATATGACAGGCAGGTTATAGGATGGTCATTAAGCACACGAATGTATACCGATCAAACGATTATTCCAGCTTGGAAAATGGCAGTATCAAAAAGAGAAATAACAGAATCTTTACTTTTTCATTCAGATAGAGGAATACAATATGCTTCGATAGAATTCAGAAAATTGATTAATAAAAATACTTTAATCACTCAAAGTATGAGTAGAAAAGCTAATTGTTGGGATAATGCTGTAGCTGAAAGTTTTTTCAAGACCCTTAAAGCAGAACTTATCTATCAGCATAAATTCACAACCATTGAAGAAGCTAAATTAGCAGTCTTTGAATATATAGAAGTATGGTATAATAGAAAACGTCTGCATTCTTCTTTGGGATATAAAACACCTAAAGAAATGGAACTAGAATTTTATAAAATAGAAAGTGTAGCATAG